A region from the Bradyrhizobium sp. CCBAU 53340 genome encodes:
- a CDS encoding MarR family winged helix-turn-helix transcriptional regulator: MIDANVDDPGELMTIATTAAEKQLDLAALRNVPGFVIRLIQLKFFDGFYETFAELGLTPATYAILMLVRDNPGVVPSSIAALLRLQLPNLTKILHQLEDAGLVKRSRSKIDRRAIEITLTSKGEKLMRDAVRLTAPYNRRMLAPLNETERSTLIGLLNRICPF, encoded by the coding sequence ATGATAGATGCGAACGTGGATGACCCAGGGGAGCTAATGACAATAGCAACAACGGCGGCAGAGAAGCAGCTCGATTTGGCCGCACTTCGCAACGTCCCGGGCTTCGTGATCCGATTGATCCAGTTGAAGTTCTTCGACGGCTTCTATGAGACCTTCGCCGAGCTCGGACTGACGCCTGCGACCTACGCAATCCTCATGCTGGTGCGGGACAACCCGGGGGTCGTTCCGAGTAGCATCGCAGCACTGTTGCGGCTTCAACTCCCGAATTTGACAAAAATTCTGCACCAGCTCGAGGACGCGGGTCTGGTGAAGCGAAGCCGGTCCAAAATCGACCGGCGTGCGATTGAGATCACATTGACGTCGAAAGGCGAGAAATTGATGAGGGACGCCGTCCGGCTCACGGCGCCCTATAACCGCCGAATGCTTGCTCCCCTTAATGAAACGGAGCGATCCACTTTGATCGGCCTGCTAAATCGGATCTGCCCCTTTTAG
- a CDS encoding AEC family transporter yields the protein MNVLAIVAPTFGLIAVGYAAAVSGLVSEGAQKGISEFAFSIAIPALLFRTIVISQFPAMNPLLAWGAYYGAVALTWIAALALSARLLRVTPAAGVVAATSAVYGNIAMLGIPLALTAFGPKAAGPMALILAINTPLLWLSGTLQIAWIERKDGASIWALVLRLLLDLLRNPIIIAIAAGFFWRMTGAGLNSLVDRTCEQLAQAGSPAALIALGVGLMRFELRGEALSLAVMCFLKLIIMPLVAWTLAFPVLHLPPLVGDVIVLFAAMPAGANAYLFATQYKLLANSTSAAVALGTLLSAVTLPLLITILLMNPLE from the coding sequence ATGAATGTACTTGCGATCGTTGCTCCGACCTTTGGGCTCATTGCTGTGGGCTACGCCGCAGCTGTTAGCGGACTGGTTTCAGAAGGTGCGCAGAAGGGCATTTCCGAGTTCGCATTCTCGATTGCAATACCAGCGCTTCTCTTCCGGACCATCGTCATCTCGCAATTTCCTGCTATGAATCCTTTGCTGGCATGGGGCGCCTACTATGGCGCTGTCGCCCTCACCTGGATCGCCGCTCTAGCTCTGTCGGCACGCCTGCTTCGCGTGACGCCCGCGGCCGGCGTTGTCGCAGCCACGAGCGCTGTGTACGGCAACATAGCGATGCTCGGTATTCCGCTCGCGCTCACGGCGTTCGGTCCGAAGGCGGCGGGGCCAATGGCGCTGATCCTTGCCATTAACACACCGTTGTTATGGCTCAGCGGAACACTTCAGATCGCCTGGATCGAGCGGAAAGATGGCGCCTCGATTTGGGCACTTGTGCTTCGCCTCCTGTTAGATCTTTTGCGCAATCCGATCATAATCGCGATTGCAGCTGGCTTCTTTTGGCGAATGACCGGGGCAGGACTGAATTCGCTGGTAGATCGGACTTGCGAGCAACTCGCTCAAGCCGGGTCTCCGGCAGCTCTGATCGCGCTGGGGGTCGGCCTTATGCGATTCGAACTCCGCGGAGAAGCACTGAGCCTCGCGGTCATGTGCTTTCTGAAGCTCATCATCATGCCCCTTGTTGCCTGGACGCTGGCCTTTCCCGTTCTACATCTGCCGCCCTTGGTTGGCGACGTCATCGTTCTATTTGCGGCCATGCCGGCAGGGGCCAATGCGTACCTGTTCGCCACGCAGTACAAATTGCTGGCGAACTCAACGTCTGCTGCGGTTGCTTTAGGCACGCTTTTGTCGGCAGTGACGCTTCCTTTGCTCATTACGATCTTGCTGATGAATCCACTCGAATAG
- a CDS encoding alpha/beta fold hydrolase: protein MPENRELALVRLPSQVDGVELNLSAIHRAGKAAPIVFLHGFGSTKEDYADIVRHEALAAHPFLAYDAPGCGETYCADLSDISIPFLLKTAQRVIEHFKLDRFHLVGHSMGGLTALLLAHKYPQHVLSFVNIEGNIAPEDCFLSRQILQFPEQNVERFFADFIDRTRHMPAYASALYASSLHHKVRAAAVPGIFRSMVDLSDSGKLMQKFIGLRCPKMFMYGEQNATLSYLGLLRTNGVRLTEIPACGHFPMYSNPIAMWTQIAAFLADV from the coding sequence GTGCCGGAAAACCGTGAACTGGCCTTGGTTCGGTTGCCGTCACAAGTTGATGGCGTCGAATTGAACCTGTCAGCGATTCATCGCGCCGGAAAAGCGGCGCCAATCGTCTTCCTGCACGGCTTCGGATCTACCAAAGAAGACTACGCTGACATCGTGCGCCACGAAGCTCTCGCGGCGCATCCGTTTCTCGCCTATGACGCACCGGGTTGCGGAGAGACGTATTGCGCGGATCTATCAGACATTTCAATTCCGTTCTTGTTAAAGACTGCGCAGCGCGTAATCGAGCATTTTAAGCTCGACCGATTTCATCTCGTTGGCCACTCCATGGGTGGTCTGACGGCACTTCTGCTCGCGCACAAGTATCCCCAACACGTACTCAGCTTCGTCAATATCGAGGGAAACATTGCGCCCGAGGACTGCTTCCTCAGCAGGCAGATCTTGCAATTTCCGGAGCAGAACGTGGAGCGGTTCTTCGCCGATTTTATCGACCGAACCCGGCATATGCCAGCCTATGCCAGCGCGCTCTACGCTTCCAGTCTTCATCACAAAGTGAGGGCGGCTGCGGTACCTGGAATATTCCGCTCGATGGTCGATCTGTCGGACAGTGGAAAGTTGATGCAAAAGTTTATCGGCCTTCGCTGCCCGAAGATGTTCATGTACGGCGAACAGAATGCGACGTTATCCTATCTCGGCCTGCTTCGCACAAATGGCGTACGCCTTACCGAGATTCCGGCGTGCGGCCATTTCCCGATGTATTCCAATCCGATCGCCATGTGGACGCAAATTGCAGCGTTCCTGGCTGACGTTTAG
- a CDS encoding cupin domain-containing protein, producing MTDQKKEFHNLDTPDDGLLRELAPGLTTRIFSGEHAMLSVVSFAPHAEGVLHHHPEEQWGVLLDGTAIRIQGGEEIPVRKGDFWRTPGNVPHTMRAGPEGARVLDIFSPPRPEYKKPGSGFGQT from the coding sequence ATGACTGACCAGAAAAAGGAATTTCACAATCTTGATACACCGGATGACGGCTTGCTTCGCGAGCTGGCGCCCGGACTCACCACGCGCATCTTTTCGGGCGAACACGCGATGCTCTCGGTGGTGAGCTTCGCACCGCACGCCGAAGGCGTGCTCCATCATCATCCTGAGGAACAATGGGGCGTGCTGCTGGACGGCACTGCCATTAGGATTCAGGGAGGGGAGGAGATCCCTGTGCGCAAGGGCGACTTCTGGCGTACGCCCGGCAACGTCCCTCACACCATGCGAGCTGGTCCCGAGGGCGCCCGTGTGCTCGACATCTTCAGCCCACCCCGGCCCGAATATAAGAAGCCGGGATCCGGGTTCGGACAGACTTAG
- a CDS encoding RraA family protein, translating into MNVKTALASVPKPPSALIEAFKDAPTSVISDNLDRLAGAVGLRPFHRSGRLVGTAFTVRTRPGDNLAIHKALELVGPGDVIVVDGGGDETRALVGEIMKNIAEERGAAGYVIDGAIRDVAAFSGSDFPCFARAVTHRGPYKSGPGCINVPVSIGGSPIAPGDIVVGDEDGVVSFPAAMADSLIEAVRAQIAREEETMKAIREGRYEGSYGR; encoded by the coding sequence ATGAACGTCAAAACCGCGCTTGCCAGCGTGCCAAAGCCGCCTTCCGCTCTCATTGAAGCCTTCAAAGATGCCCCCACTTCGGTCATCTCGGACAATCTCGACCGATTGGCGGGTGCTGTTGGCTTGAGGCCATTCCATCGTTCCGGACGGTTGGTCGGAACGGCTTTCACCGTGCGGACGCGTCCTGGAGACAACCTCGCAATTCACAAGGCGCTTGAACTGGTCGGCCCCGGGGATGTCATCGTCGTGGACGGAGGCGGCGACGAGACGCGGGCACTGGTGGGTGAGATCATGAAGAATATCGCAGAAGAGAGGGGAGCTGCCGGCTATGTAATCGACGGCGCCATCCGAGACGTCGCGGCCTTCAGCGGTTCGGATTTCCCCTGCTTTGCCCGCGCAGTGACCCACCGCGGCCCCTATAAAAGTGGCCCAGGCTGCATCAACGTGCCAGTGTCGATCGGTGGGTCACCGATCGCCCCTGGCGACATCGTCGTTGGCGATGAGGATGGCGTTGTATCCTTTCCGGCCGCGATGGCAGATTCCCTGATTGAGGCTGTTCGTGCCCAGATCGCGCGCGAAGAGGAGACCATGAAGGCTATTCGCGAGGGGCGTTACGAGGGCTCTTACGGACGGTAG
- a CDS encoding MFS transporter — translation MTRLALASMVGTSLEWYEFVIYNSMAALIFNKLFFPSFDPIVGTILAFSTYAVGYISRPIGGIIFGRLGDKVGRRAVLVYTLALMGISTLAMGLLPTYGSIGIAAPLLLVSLRTIQGIALGGEWAGAILLSVEHGKPQNRGLNASWTQVGPSAGTLLAAGAIAVTTTLLNEADFLSWGWRLPFLASTVLVFFGFWIRWSVEETPHFHQLQAGHATTKAPVAEVLRDHWRNLLVAGSVRIGSDVVYGLLAVFTLTYVTQKLGLSRTLALTAVLIGAGVHAISVPLLAALSDRIGRRTVYGLGALASIIGSFLLFGLFDTKSPAIIIAAVSVGMVFQAAMFGPQGAFVTEQFPTRVRYTGSSLAYTFAGVLGGGFAPLIFATLLREYPDTYAIPAYVTGALVITLIALLAATEKAGREID, via the coding sequence ATGACGCGGCTTGCACTCGCCAGCATGGTGGGTACCTCGCTGGAATGGTACGAGTTCGTAATCTACAATTCCATGGCAGCTCTGATCTTCAATAAGCTCTTTTTCCCGTCATTTGATCCGATTGTCGGTACAATTCTTGCGTTTTCGACTTATGCCGTAGGTTACATCTCGCGTCCCATCGGCGGAATTATCTTCGGTCGCCTCGGAGATAAGGTCGGGCGTCGTGCCGTCCTCGTCTATACGCTCGCTTTGATGGGCATTTCTACCCTGGCGATGGGCTTGCTGCCTACGTACGGGAGCATCGGAATCGCCGCGCCCCTGCTGCTCGTTAGTCTCAGGACCATTCAGGGCATCGCGCTCGGTGGCGAGTGGGCTGGCGCCATCCTTCTTTCCGTGGAGCATGGCAAGCCACAAAATCGCGGGCTCAATGCGTCGTGGACGCAAGTCGGCCCCTCTGCCGGTACTCTTCTCGCCGCAGGGGCCATCGCCGTCACGACGACGCTGCTGAATGAGGCCGATTTCCTGTCCTGGGGCTGGCGCCTTCCGTTTCTGGCCAGCACCGTGCTGGTGTTCTTCGGATTCTGGATCCGCTGGAGCGTTGAGGAAACACCCCACTTCCATCAGCTGCAGGCCGGCCATGCGACGACCAAGGCGCCGGTTGCCGAGGTCCTGAGGGACCATTGGCGCAACCTGTTAGTGGCCGGTAGCGTTCGAATCGGTTCGGACGTGGTGTATGGACTGCTTGCCGTATTCACCTTGACGTATGTCACTCAGAAGCTGGGTTTGAGCCGCACATTGGCCCTGACCGCTGTTCTGATCGGCGCCGGCGTGCATGCCATATCCGTTCCCCTGCTTGCGGCGCTCTCTGACCGGATTGGTCGACGCACTGTCTATGGGCTCGGTGCTCTGGCATCTATCATCGGCAGCTTCCTCCTGTTCGGCTTGTTCGATACAAAATCACCAGCCATCATCATTGCCGCAGTTTCAGTCGGCATGGTGTTTCAAGCCGCGATGTTTGGTCCGCAAGGTGCTTTCGTCACTGAGCAGTTTCCAACACGTGTGCGATACACGGGGTCCTCGCTCGCCTACACCTTCGCAGGTGTCCTCGGTGGCGGTTTTGCCCCGCTGATCTTCGCCACCTTGTTGAGAGAGTATCCCGACACGTATGCGATTCCAGCCTACGTGACCGGAGCCCTCGTCATCACGCTCATTGCTTTGTTGGCAGCAACGGAAAAAGCCGGCCGCGAGATCGATTAG
- a CDS encoding DUF4286 family protein — MPIQSRFVLIASMDVDPAHEDLFNEVYDGEHVPHLLKVPGVHSVTRVKGVPFAFAIANGIKDMPAPKPIYTAIYEIDHPDVLKSAEWAKAVEAGRWASEVRPHTRNRHHAVYQRQSTSP; from the coding sequence ATGCCGATCCAATCCCGCTTTGTCCTGATTGCTTCAATGGACGTCGATCCTGCGCACGAAGATCTCTTCAACGAGGTGTACGATGGGGAACATGTCCCGCATCTCCTGAAAGTGCCAGGGGTTCACAGCGTTACGCGCGTCAAAGGAGTTCCCTTCGCGTTCGCCATTGCCAACGGCATCAAGGATATGCCGGCGCCCAAGCCGATCTATACGGCCATTTATGAGATTGACCATCCGGACGTCTTGAAGAGCGCCGAATGGGCAAAGGCAGTCGAGGCGGGCAGATGGGCAAGCGAAGTGAGGCCGCATACCCGCAATAGGCACCACGCTGTCTATCAGAGGCAATCCACTAGCCCATAG
- a CDS encoding hydantoinase B/oxoprolinase family protein, whose amino-acid sequence MSAKELDPITLDIMWGRLIAAVNEQAAALMRSSFTSIVRDAEDLSACVFDRRGRMVAQSVTGSPGHINSMATGMEHILKTFPLDTLQPGDVIITNDPWITVSQLHDITIATPVFHNGRVVALFANCCHALDIGGRGLSCDARSVYEEGLFIPIMKLHSKGEPVEAVYRLIAANVRTPDEVIGDIHAQITANEVGAKQLKSFLEEFDLADIEGVADAIVARTERAMRAAITALPNGSHPFKITIDGFDKPIEIQAKVTIKDDEVIVDYEGSSSTVDLGINVGFNYTVAYTTYGVKCAIAPDVPNNAGSFTPIRTIAAVGSILNAQHPAAVAGRHTVGHFLPSAIMGALSGILPDKVMAPGADSLWNTHISGFDKRDNQFFSYTWFSTGGTGALKGLDGLSATSYPSGVAGVPVEIIEALTPLVVRQRALRPDSGGAGEHRGGLGQTMEVEVLTEKPYLFSGMYDRCHYPAPGLYDGKSGATGSIASSNGEEVRPKLSRMLPPDTVLTLSLPGGGGFGDVKRRDREAILNDVLDGYVTPEAAKRDYGFEYTPPHK is encoded by the coding sequence ATGAGCGCCAAGGAACTGGACCCCATTACGCTCGATATCATGTGGGGGCGGCTCATTGCCGCCGTGAACGAGCAGGCCGCGGCCCTGATGCGTTCGTCCTTTACGTCCATCGTCCGGGACGCCGAAGACCTTTCTGCGTGCGTGTTCGATCGCCGCGGCCGGATGGTGGCCCAATCGGTCACGGGCTCGCCGGGGCACATCAATTCCATGGCGACAGGAATGGAACACATCTTGAAGACGTTTCCGCTGGATACGCTCCAGCCCGGGGACGTCATCATCACGAATGATCCTTGGATTACGGTCTCTCAGCTTCACGACATCACGATTGCAACGCCCGTATTCCACAATGGGCGAGTCGTTGCGCTTTTTGCAAACTGCTGTCACGCGCTCGATATCGGCGGCAGGGGGCTGTCGTGTGATGCCCGCTCCGTCTATGAGGAGGGTCTCTTCATCCCGATCATGAAGTTGCATTCGAAAGGAGAACCCGTCGAAGCCGTTTATCGGCTGATCGCGGCCAACGTGCGGACCCCCGATGAAGTGATTGGCGATATTCATGCACAGATCACCGCGAACGAAGTCGGAGCAAAGCAGCTCAAGTCTTTCCTCGAAGAGTTCGATCTTGCGGATATCGAAGGGGTGGCAGACGCCATCGTCGCGCGCACCGAAAGGGCGATGAGAGCCGCCATTACGGCTCTGCCCAACGGATCGCATCCGTTCAAGATCACCATTGACGGGTTCGACAAGCCGATCGAGATTCAGGCCAAGGTCACTATCAAGGACGATGAGGTCATCGTCGACTATGAAGGGTCTTCCTCAACGGTTGATCTCGGTATCAACGTCGGTTTCAATTATACCGTTGCTTACACCACCTATGGCGTGAAGTGCGCAATTGCGCCAGACGTGCCCAATAACGCCGGTTCGTTCACGCCGATACGCACGATCGCCGCCGTCGGGTCAATCCTCAACGCTCAGCATCCTGCTGCCGTCGCTGGCCGTCATACGGTCGGTCACTTCCTCCCTTCAGCCATCATGGGCGCGTTGTCAGGTATCCTGCCGGATAAGGTGATGGCACCCGGCGCCGACAGTCTCTGGAATACGCATATCAGCGGCTTCGATAAGCGCGACAATCAGTTCTTCTCGTACACTTGGTTCTCTACCGGCGGAACTGGCGCCCTCAAGGGACTCGATGGCCTCTCGGCCACCTCCTATCCAAGCGGTGTCGCCGGTGTGCCCGTGGAAATCATCGAAGCTTTGACGCCTCTGGTCGTACGGCAAAGAGCGCTTCGACCTGACTCCGGCGGAGCCGGCGAACATCGTGGTGGCTTGGGCCAGACAATGGAAGTCGAGGTTCTGACCGAGAAGCCCTATCTCTTCTCAGGCATGTACGATCGATGTCACTATCCAGCACCAGGTTTGTACGATGGCAAATCCGGCGCGACCGGTTCGATCGCCAGTTCGAATGGCGAGGAGGTCCGCCCCAAGCTGAGCCGCATGTTGCCGCCAGATACGGTTTTAACGCTCTCGCTACCCGGCGGCGGCGGATTCGGTGACGTTAAACGTCGGGACCGGGAGGCGATCCTCAACGACGTGCTGGACGGTTACGTAACGCCGGAGGCGGCGAAACGTGACTACGGCTTTGAATACACTCCTCCTCACAAGTAG
- a CDS encoding hydantoinase/oxoprolinase family protein, producing the protein MRLGADIGGTFTDIVLVDDETGLFRLGKVLTTPDQPDNGVINGIKQVINGDAGQVSHVVHGTTLFTNALIERKGALTALVTTRGFRDAVEIAREHRYDMYDLRLRRPAPIARRRHRFEIAERILSDGTIRQAPNEDDVARIAEEMRRIGIEAVAVSLINAYVCPDHERIVGRILREKLPGVAITLSSDISPEIREFERSTTALCNVYVKSIAEKYLTRLEARTRDELSDAAGLYVMQSNGGLLTASQAIEAPIRLVESGPAAGALAAAHYAKSLGLSDVLSFDMGGTTAKACLIVDGEPLLAPEFEVDRQYQFKKGSGLPVKVPVIEMIEIGTGGGSIAQIDALGRLKVGPHSAGSVPGPACYGAGGERPTVTDADLLLGYLNAGFFLGGDMKLDKTAAERAINEQVGASLDLDTIAAAWGIHQLANEAMASAARIHAIERGRTISQFPMFAFGGAGPVHAYGVARVLKLPKIIYPFGAGVMSAVGFLTAPLAFDFVRSSPARLEQLDWGAVNRSLKEMEEEGRSRLAHSMGDREVSFRRWADMRYRKQGFDIRVPIPSGKLGPDSIAEITASFERVYTELYGHTVPNTPIDVMSWRVVASGPKPDFKLPVNTSKSDGPLKGSRKIYVPDAGLIDVPVYDRYRLGAGDRLQGPAIIEERESTVVINGPGEISVDQNRNLIVDLEVAR; encoded by the coding sequence ATGCGTTTAGGCGCCGATATTGGGGGAACTTTCACAGATATCGTCCTGGTCGACGATGAGACCGGTTTATTTCGGCTCGGTAAGGTCCTGACAACTCCAGATCAGCCTGACAATGGCGTAATCAATGGAATTAAGCAGGTCATCAACGGTGATGCAGGCCAAGTTTCGCATGTTGTGCATGGGACGACGCTTTTCACCAACGCGCTGATCGAGAGAAAGGGGGCGCTGACCGCTCTCGTCACGACCCGCGGATTCCGCGATGCCGTCGAAATTGCGCGCGAGCACCGCTACGACATGTACGACCTTCGGCTGCGTCGTCCCGCCCCGATTGCCCGGCGGCGTCACCGGTTTGAGATTGCCGAGCGAATTCTGTCGGATGGAACAATCCGCCAGGCCCCCAACGAAGACGACGTCGCGCGCATCGCCGAGGAGATGCGCAGAATAGGCATCGAAGCGGTTGCCGTCAGTCTCATCAACGCCTACGTTTGTCCGGATCACGAGCGCATCGTTGGCCGCATCCTACGGGAAAAGCTCCCCGGCGTTGCGATAACTCTCTCCAGCGACATCTCCCCGGAAATCAGGGAATTCGAGCGTTCGACGACGGCGCTCTGCAATGTCTATGTCAAGAGCATCGCCGAGAAATATCTGACGCGGCTCGAAGCGCGTACGCGCGACGAGCTCAGCGATGCAGCCGGTCTTTATGTGATGCAATCGAATGGCGGTCTGCTCACCGCCAGCCAAGCCATCGAAGCGCCGATCCGTCTTGTTGAGTCGGGACCTGCGGCCGGCGCGTTGGCTGCGGCACATTATGCCAAGTCACTCGGACTTTCAGACGTGCTCTCTTTTGACATGGGCGGCACCACCGCCAAGGCCTGCCTCATCGTCGATGGCGAGCCTCTGCTGGCCCCGGAATTCGAGGTCGATCGGCAATATCAGTTCAAGAAAGGCAGCGGTCTCCCAGTCAAGGTGCCCGTCATCGAAATGATCGAGATCGGCACGGGCGGCGGTTCGATCGCGCAGATCGATGCACTCGGCCGCCTCAAGGTCGGGCCGCATAGCGCCGGATCCGTGCCAGGACCTGCCTGCTACGGGGCGGGCGGGGAACGACCAACGGTCACTGATGCCGATCTGCTGCTCGGTTACCTCAATGCAGGCTTCTTCCTCGGCGGAGATATGAAGCTCGACAAGACCGCCGCAGAACGTGCCATTAACGAACAAGTCGGGGCCTCGCTTGATCTCGACACGATAGCCGCAGCCTGGGGAATCCATCAACTGGCAAACGAAGCAATGGCTTCTGCTGCACGCATCCACGCCATCGAGCGGGGGCGCACCATTTCCCAGTTTCCGATGTTTGCGTTTGGTGGCGCGGGGCCGGTTCACGCCTACGGCGTCGCGCGCGTCCTGAAGTTGCCGAAGATCATCTATCCGTTCGGTGCGGGCGTCATGTCGGCCGTCGGCTTCCTCACCGCGCCACTGGCATTTGACTTTGTGCGATCAAGCCCGGCACGGCTGGAACAACTGGATTGGGGCGCAGTCAATCGGTCTCTCAAAGAAATGGAGGAGGAGGGGCGAAGCCGTCTTGCTCATTCAATGGGTGATCGAGAGGTCTCGTTCCGTCGCTGGGCCGATATGCGCTACCGCAAGCAAGGCTTTGACATCCGTGTGCCGATTCCCTCCGGTAAACTTGGGCCAGACAGCATCGCGGAAATCACCGCTTCGTTCGAGCGGGTCTACACCGAACTCTACGGACATACCGTACCCAACACGCCAATCGACGTGATGTCATGGCGAGTGGTCGCATCGGGGCCCAAGCCTGACTTCAAGCTACCGGTCAATACGTCGAAGTCCGACGGTCCACTCAAGGGCTCCAGAAAGATCTACGTCCCTGACGCAGGACTCATCGACGTGCCGGTCTACGACCGTTATCGCCTTGGAGCCGGTGATCGCCTGCAGGGGCCAGCCATCATCGAAGAACGTGAATCGACCGTTGTTATCAACGGACCCGGCGAAATTAGCGTCGATCAGAACCGTAATCTCATTGTCGATCTCGAGGTGGCCCGATGA
- a CDS encoding XRE family transcriptional regulator: MAFKSMVATNKLQKAPPYPVSRTLTQLGADLRTARIRRNMTMQDAASRIGTGVRAVMDAEKGKASTGIVVYAGLLWLYDMLQPLEELADPSKDREGIALQATRERKRARKSGGLDNDF, from the coding sequence ATGGCCTTCAAGAGCATGGTAGCAACCAACAAACTTCAAAAGGCGCCCCCTTACCCGGTGTCACGGACGCTCACGCAATTGGGAGCGGATCTGCGTACTGCACGCATCCGCCGCAACATGACCATGCAGGACGCAGCCAGCAGAATTGGAACGGGCGTGCGCGCTGTTATGGACGCCGAAAAGGGCAAAGCATCGACGGGTATCGTGGTGTATGCCGGGCTGCTGTGGCTCTACGATATGCTCCAGCCCCTCGAAGAACTCGCTGACCCCTCAAAGGACAGGGAAGGGATTGCTCTGCAAGCGACGCGGGAACGCAAGCGGGCGCGCAAGTCCGGAGGGCTCGACAATGACTTCTAA
- a CDS encoding type II toxin-antitoxin system Y4mF family antitoxin has protein sequence MLTRTAADLGAVIRDRRKRLKLDQSTLAKQVGVSRQWIIEVEHGHQRAELGLILRVLDALGIKLDADSNLSSGHAAPKSAVDLDAIVAKAKKGKP, from the coding sequence ATGCTCACACGTACCGCAGCCGATCTTGGCGCCGTCATCCGCGACCGGCGCAAGCGCCTCAAGCTCGATCAGTCGACGCTAGCTAAACAGGTTGGTGTCAGTCGCCAATGGATCATCGAAGTCGAGCATGGCCACCAGCGCGCAGAACTCGGGCTCATCCTTCGCGTCCTTGATGCTCTCGGCATCAAGCTCGATGCAGACAGCAATCTCTCCTCGGGCCACGCCGCCCCGAAGTCCGCCGTCGATCTGGATGCCATTGTGGCGAAAGCCAAGAAAGGCAAGCCATAA
- a CDS encoding DUF1778 domain-containing protein, which yields MEAALQRPAARVRSRRVRSETNIHIRATAQVKHLIDTAAVAVGKTLSEFMLDSARQHAIDVLLDQRLFVLDPEKHDAFLNALDNPPPAGTKLKALMKRKPLWQK from the coding sequence ATGGAAGCAGCACTACAGCGCCCTGCGGCGCGAGTAAGGTCGCGCCGCGTCCGGAGCGAAACCAATATCCACATTCGCGCTACCGCACAGGTAAAGCACTTGATCGATACCGCTGCAGTGGCGGTGGGCAAGACGCTTAGCGAATTCATGCTGGATAGTGCGCGGCAACATGCCATCGATGTGCTTTTGGACCAAAGGTTATTTGTCCTTGATCCAGAGAAGCACGATGCCTTCTTGAATGCACTTGATAACCCGCCTCCGGCCGGGACCAAGTTGAAGGCACTGATGAAGCGTAAGCCGCTTTGGCAGAAGTAA
- a CDS encoding GNAT family N-acetyltransferase: MAEVIEHPRKRAGITSPTLLKPTHDFSRFDCGNEALTDWLKNRALDSEGKTARTYVVCEGNSVVGYYCIASGSVERAAIPKPPIKRHGLPNPVPVAIIGRLARDLTYKGKGLGQDLLQHALHQIVHASETIGIRAILVHAIDEKAAAFWKEAEFIESPIGSRTFFLPIETAIDAL; this comes from the coding sequence TTGGCAGAAGTAATCGAACATCCGAGGAAGCGTGCGGGCATAACCTCCCCCACGCTTCTCAAGCCGACGCATGACTTTAGCCGCTTTGATTGCGGTAATGAAGCCCTGACCGATTGGTTGAAGAATCGCGCCCTCGACAGCGAGGGCAAGACTGCTCGCACCTATGTTGTTTGCGAGGGCAATTCGGTCGTAGGCTACTACTGCATCGCCTCTGGAAGTGTTGAGAGGGCTGCAATTCCCAAGCCGCCCATAAAAAGGCACGGACTCCCAAATCCCGTACCTGTAGCCATTATAGGCCGCTTGGCGCGAGATCTTACCTACAAGGGCAAGGGGCTCGGCCAAGACCTGCTTCAACATGCCCTCCACCAAATCGTTCACGCATCTGAAACGATCGGTATTCGCGCCATCCTGGTACACGCGATCGATGAGAAGGCTGCCGCTTTTTGGAAAGAAGCGGAATTCATAGAAAGTCCGATTGGGTCCCGAACATTTTTCCTCCCTATCGAAACTGCCATCGACGCACTCTAA